Proteins from one Panthera leo isolate Ple1 chromosome D1, P.leo_Ple1_pat1.1, whole genome shotgun sequence genomic window:
- the UCP3 gene encoding mitochondrial uncoupling protein 3 codes for MVGLKPSDVPPTTAVKFLGAGTAACFADLLTFPLDTAKVRLQIQGENQAMQAARRTQYRGVLGTILTMVRTEGPRSPYNGLVAGLQRQMSFASIRIGLYDSVKQFYTPKGSDHSSITTRILAGCTTGAMAVSCAQPTDVVKVRFQASIHLGAGSSRKYSGTMDAYRTIAREEGVRGLWKGTLPNITRNAIINCAEMVTYDIIKEKLLDYHLLTDNLPCHFISAFGAGFCATVVASPVDVVKTRYMNSPPGQYRSPLDCMLKMVAHEGPTAFYKGFTPSFLRLGAWNVAMFVTYEQLKRALMNVQMLRESPF; via the exons ATGGTTGGACTAAAGCCTTCAGACGTACCTCCCACAACAGCTGTGAAGTTCCTGGGGGCAGGCACAGCGGCCTGTTTTGCTGATCTCCTCACCTTTCCACTGGACACAGCCAAGGTTCGCCTGCAG ATCCAAGGGGAGAACCAGGCGATGCAGGCAGCCCGGAGAACCCAGTACCGTGGCGTGCTGGGCACCATCCTGACCATGGTGCGCACCGAGGGCCCCCGCAGCCCCTACAACGGGCTGGTCGCTGGCCTGCAGCGCCAGATGAGCTTTGCCTCCATCCGCATAGGCCTCTACGACTCTGTCAAGCAGTTCTACACCCCCAAAGGATCGGACC acTCCAGCATCACTACCCGGATTTTGGCAGGCTGCACCACAGGAGCCATGGCGGTATCATGTGCCCAGCCCACGGACGTGGTGAAGGTCCGATTTCAGGCCAGCATACACCTTGGGGCTGGGAGCAGCAGGAAGTACAGCGGGACAATGGATGCCTACAGGACCATCGCCAGGGAGGAAGGGGTCAGGGGCCTATGGAAAG GAACTTTGCCCAACATCACAAGGAACGCCATCATCAACTGTGCTGAGATGGTGACCTATGACATCATCAAGGAGAAGCTGCTAGACTATCACCTGCTCACTG ACAACTTGCCCTGCCACTTCATCTCTGCCTTTGGAGCCGGCTTCTGTGCCACAGTGGTGGCCTCCCCAGTGGACGTGGTGAAGACCCGGTACATGAACTCGCCCCCAGGCCAATACCGCAGCCCCTTGGACTGTATGCTGAAGATGGTGGCCCATGAGGGCCCCACAGCTTTCTATAAGGG GTTTACACCATCTTTTTTGCGTTTGGGAGCCTGGAATGTGGCGATGTTCGTGACCTACGAGCAGCTGAAACGGGCCTTGATGAACGTCCAGATGCTACGGGAATCTCCATTCTGA
- the UCP2 gene encoding mitochondrial uncoupling protein 2 encodes MVGFKATDVPPTATVKFLGAGTAACIADLITFPLDTAKVRLQIQGERQGPARAAASAQYRGVLGTILTMVRTEGPRSLYNGLVAGLQRQMSFASVRIGLYDSVKQFYTKGSEHAGIGSRLLAGSTTGALAVAVAQPTDVVKVRFQAQARAGSGRRYQSTVDAYKTIAREEGFQGLWKGTSPNVARNAIVNCAELVTYDLIKDALLKANLMTDDLPCHFTSAFGAGFCTTVIASPVDVVKTRYMNSAPGQYSSAGHCALTMLHKEGPRAFYKGFMPSFLRLGSWNVVMFVTYEQLKRALMAACTSREAPF; translated from the exons ATGGTTGGGTTCAAGGCTACAGATGTACCCCCTACCGCCACTGTGAAGTTCCTGGGGGCTGGCACAGCTGCCTGCATTGCAGATCTCATCACCTTTCCTCTGGACACCGCTAAAGTCCGGCTGCAG ATCCAAGGAGAAAGGCAGGGACCAGCGCGGGCCGCAGCCAGCGCCCAGTACCGTGGCGTGCTGGGCACCATCCTGACCATGGTGCGCACTGAGGGCCCCCGCAGCCTCTACAATGGGCTGGTCGCCGGCCTGCAGCGCCAGATGAGCTTTGCTTCTGTCCGCATCGGCCTCTACGACTCTGTCAAGCAGTTCTACACCAAGGGTTCTGAGC ATGCCGGCATCGGGAGCCGCCTCCTGGCAGGCAGCACCACAGGGGCCTTGGCTGTGGCTGTGGCCCAGCCCACAGATGTAGTAAAGGTCCGATTCCAAGCTCAGGCCCGGGCTGGAAGTGGCCGGAGATACCAAAGCACTGTCGATGCCTACAAGACCATTGCCCGAGAGGAAGGGTTCCAGGGACTCTGGAAAG GGACCTCTCCCAATGTTGCTCGTAATGCCATTGTCAACTGTGCTGAGCTGGTGACCTACGATCTCATCAAGGACGCCCTCCTGAAAGCCAACCTCATGACAG ATGACCTCCCTTGCCACTTCACTTCCGCCTTTGGGGCAGGCTTCTGCACCACTGTCATCGCCTCCCCTGTCGATGTGGTCAAGACGAGATATATGAACTCTGCCCCGGGCCAGTACAGCAGCGCTGGCCACTGTGCCCTTACCATGCTCCACAAGGAGGGTCCCCGAGCCTTCTACAAAGG GTTCATGCCCTCCTTTCTCCGTTTGGGTTCCTGGAACGTGGTGATGTTTGTCACCTATGAGCAGCTCAAACGGGCTCTCATGGCAGCCTGCACTTCCCGGGAGGCTCCCTTTTGA